A genomic stretch from Tamandua tetradactyla isolate mTamTet1 chromosome 15, mTamTet1.pri, whole genome shotgun sequence includes:
- the ARIH2 gene encoding E3 ubiquitin-protein ligase ARIH2 isoform X3, producing MLTAISCILPMALVSHSVAKLILVNFHWQVAEILDRYKSNSAQLLVEARVQPNSSKHVPAAHSPHHCAVCMQFVRKENLLSLACQHQFCRSCWEQHCSVLVKDGVGVGISCMAQDCPLRTPEDFVFPLLPHEELRDKYRRYLFRDYVESHYQLQLCPGADCPMVIRVQEPRARRVQCNRCNEVFCFQCRQMYHAPTDCATIRKWLTKCADDSETANYISAHTKDCPKCNICIEKNGGCNHMQCSKCKHDFCWMCLGDWKTHGSEYYECSRYKENPDIVNQSQQAQAREALKKYLFYFERWENHNKSLQLEAQTYQRIHEKIQERVMNNLGTWIDWQYLQNAAKLLAKCRYTLQYTYPYAYYMESGPRKKLALPWLQPPLLLTLLLCPYSLNTSRLSWRLRLKTCHGKWSVRTAMTEGTWRTRCT from the exons gTATCTCATTCAGTTGCTAAACTTATATTAGTTAATTTCCACTGGCAAGTCGCAGAGATATTGGACAG ATACAAATCCAATTCTGCCCAGCTGCTTGTTGAGGCTCGAGTTCAGCCCAACTCATCAAAACAT GTCCCTGCAGCCCATTCTCCTCACCACTGTGCGGTATGTATGCAGTTTGTGCGGAAGGAAAACCTACTCTCTCTAGCCTGTCAGCACCAGTTTTGCCGAAGCTGCTGGGAGCAGCACTGCTCAGTACTTGTCAAGGATGGCGTGGGCGTGG GAATCTCTTGTATGGCTCAGGACTGCCCACTCCGAACACCAGAGGATTTTGTGTTTCCATTGCTGCCCCATGAAGAACTGAGAGACAAATACAGGCGCTACCTCTTCAGGGACTATGTGGAG AGTCATTACCAGCTCCAGTTGTGCCCTGGTGCAGACTGCCCCATGGTTATCCGGGTACAGGAGCCCAGAGCTCGCCGAGTACAGTGCAATCGATGCAATGAGGTCTTCTG tttccagTGTCGTCAGATGTATCACGCCCCCACTGACTGTGCCACAATCCGGAAATGGCTCACAAAGTGTGCAGATGACTCTGAAACAGCCAACTACATTAGTGCTCACACTAAAGAT TGTCCCAAGTGCAACATCTGCATTGAGAAGAATGGAGGCTGCAATCACATG CAATGCTCCAAATGTAAACACG ACTTCTGCTGGATGTGTCTAGGAGATTGGAAGACCCACGGCAGCGAGTACTACGAGTGCAGTCGGTACAAGGAGAATCCTGACATTGTTAACCAGAGCCAGCAGGCCCAAGCTAGGGAGGCCCTCAAGAAGTATTTGTTCTACTTTGAGAGG TGGGAAAACCACAATAAGAGTTTGCAGCTGGAAGCACAGACATACCAGCGTATTCATGAGAAGATTCAGGAGAGGGTCATGAACAACCTGGGGACATGGATCGACTGGCAGTACCTACAGAATGCTGCCAAGCTCTTGGCCAAG TGTCGATACACCCTGCAATATACCTACCCGTATGCATACTACATGGAGTCTGGTCCTAGGAAGAAGCTG GCCCTGCCCTGGCTACAGCCCCCTCTCCTTTTGACCCTCCTGCTCTGCCCATACAGTTTGAATACCAGCAGGCTCAGCTGGAGGCTGAGATTGAAAACCTGTCATGGAAAGTGGAGCGTGCGGACAGCTATGACAGAGGG GACTTGGAGAACCAGATGCACATAG